From Thalassotalea euphylliae, the proteins below share one genomic window:
- a CDS encoding efflux RND transporter permease subunit: MSINSAINKIEIGIFRHRAFVLALFVVTTFVLLYQATHLKLDAAFTKNIPLNHQYMQTYLKHQKDFGGANNVLISVCDVDGDIFNEPFFNALKGVHDQLFFIPGVDRIQVKSLYSPSTRFVEVVEDGFAGGPVIPASFKPSDEKGMAVVKANIEKAGIVGRIVADDYSCAMVTATLMEIDPNTGEPLDTLKIAEQLENDIRAKYESDKVSVHVIGFAKMVGDVANGAKNVVTFFAIAIAITAVMVFFFCRSISLTLLTIVCSLVAVIWQMGMLASLGFGIDPMSILVPFLVFAIGVSHAVQMINSVVKQVESGISCKQGAQNSFRALLIPGGVALLSDTIGFITLLSIDIGIIRELAITASLGVAMIILTNLVLLPVLISYMKLGGAKPVDASAKQKSNKNDVWHMMAQFATRGPATVILVIVAGLYAFGLYHAQNMKIGELHAGAPALHEDSRYNQDTFLITDRYAISVDYMSVIVETQPDACTSFETLEVIDRFQWHLQNVEGVQSAASLAAVSKIVNAGYNEGNPKWRVIPRNQQTLVQSIANVPTTSGLLNRDCSVMPVILFLEDHKAETIDRVVKRVKEVAEELNTDQLTFKLASGPVGVMAATNEAVEAAQLPMMLYVYGAVILLCLVSFRSVRATISVVLPLYIVSTLAQGLMTALDIGLTVSTLPVIALGVGIGVDYGIYILSTMSLRLREGDSVKKAYLTALQERGNAVLLTGITLAIGVSTWFFSALKFQVDMGILLTFMFLVNMLAAIIVLPAIAAYLWPEKKKESAK; this comes from the coding sequence ATGAGTATTAATTCAGCAATCAATAAAATTGAAATCGGTATTTTTCGTCACCGAGCATTCGTCTTAGCACTATTCGTGGTGACGACTTTTGTGCTTTTGTATCAAGCAACGCATCTAAAACTCGATGCTGCTTTCACCAAGAATATTCCGCTTAATCACCAGTACATGCAAACCTACCTAAAGCATCAAAAAGATTTTGGTGGGGCGAACAACGTACTAATCTCCGTCTGTGATGTTGATGGTGATATCTTTAATGAACCCTTCTTTAACGCCTTAAAAGGCGTGCATGATCAACTTTTCTTCATTCCAGGCGTTGATCGTATTCAAGTGAAATCACTTTACTCACCAAGCACTCGTTTTGTTGAAGTTGTTGAAGACGGTTTTGCCGGTGGGCCGGTTATTCCTGCCAGCTTCAAACCAAGCGACGAAAAGGGCATGGCGGTTGTCAAGGCGAACATCGAAAAAGCCGGTATCGTGGGCCGAATCGTAGCTGACGATTACAGCTGTGCCATGGTCACAGCCACGTTAATGGAGATTGATCCTAATACGGGTGAGCCATTAGATACGTTAAAGATTGCCGAGCAATTAGAAAACGATATTCGCGCTAAGTATGAGAGTGATAAAGTGTCTGTACACGTTATCGGTTTCGCGAAAATGGTTGGCGACGTTGCTAATGGCGCGAAAAACGTTGTCACTTTCTTTGCCATTGCCATTGCCATTACCGCAGTGATGGTATTTTTCTTCTGTCGCTCGATTAGCTTAACCTTATTAACCATTGTTTGTTCACTGGTTGCGGTTATTTGGCAGATGGGGATGTTAGCCAGCCTTGGCTTTGGTATTGACCCAATGTCGATTCTTGTACCATTCCTAGTGTTTGCTATTGGTGTTAGTCACGCGGTGCAAATGATTAACTCAGTTGTTAAGCAAGTTGAATCAGGCATCAGTTGTAAGCAGGGCGCTCAGAACAGTTTCCGTGCCTTACTCATTCCAGGTGGTGTAGCGTTACTATCAGACACCATTGGTTTCATTACCTTACTATCAATTGATATCGGTATTATTCGCGAGTTAGCAATTACTGCATCACTTGGTGTGGCGATGATTATCTTGACTAACTTAGTGTTGTTGCCAGTGTTAATTTCTTACATGAAACTAGGTGGTGCTAAGCCAGTAGATGCAAGTGCTAAGCAGAAGTCGAACAAGAACGACGTTTGGCATATGATGGCGCAGTTTGCAACGCGTGGTCCTGCGACTGTTATTCTTGTGATTGTTGCAGGCTTGTATGCCTTTGGTTTATATCATGCGCAAAACATGAAAATCGGTGAGTTGCACGCTGGTGCACCTGCACTTCACGAAGACTCGCGCTACAACCAAGACACCTTCTTAATCACGGATCGATACGCGATTAGTGTTGATTACATGTCAGTGATTGTGGAGACTCAGCCAGATGCTTGTACCTCGTTTGAAACATTAGAAGTGATTGATCGCTTCCAATGGCATTTGCAAAATGTTGAAGGCGTGCAATCGGCTGCCAGCTTAGCGGCGGTGTCAAAAATTGTTAACGCTGGTTACAACGAGGGGAATCCCAAATGGCGTGTTATCCCGCGTAACCAACAAACACTCGTTCAATCGATTGCTAACGTGCCGACCACCAGTGGTTTATTAAACCGAGACTGTAGTGTGATGCCAGTGATTCTATTCCTGGAAGATCACAAGGCAGAAACCATTGACCGTGTTGTTAAAAGAGTCAAGGAAGTTGCTGAAGAGCTGAATACCGATCAACTCACGTTTAAATTAGCCTCTGGCCCTGTCGGTGTAATGGCTGCGACCAACGAAGCAGTAGAAGCGGCACAGTTACCGATGATGTTATACGTTTACGGTGCGGTTATTCTTCTTTGTCTAGTAAGCTTTAGAAGTGTGCGTGCAACCATCTCTGTTGTGTTACCGCTTTATATCGTATCAACGCTGGCGCAAGGTTTAATGACGGCGCTTGATATCGGCTTAACGGTATCAACTCTACCGGTAATTGCCCTAGGTGTTGGTATCGGCGTTGACTATGGTATTTATATCTTATCAACCATGAGTTTGCGTTTGCGCGAAGGTGACAGTGTGAAGAAAGCTTACTTAACTGCCTTACAAGAGCGTGGTAATGCGGTATTGCTAACCGGTATTACACTCGCAATTGGTGTGTCGACTTGGTTCTTCTCAGCACTGAAATTCCAAGTAGACATGGGGATTTTGTTAACCTTTATGTTCTTGGTGAATATGTTAGCGGCGATAATCGTCTTACCAGCGATTGCGGCTTATTTATGGCCTGAGAAAAAAAAGGAAAGTGCCAAATAA
- a CDS encoding DUF1329 domain-containing protein, with the protein MMKKLTLLSLAVSLAVSSTSVFAKVSADEAAKLKTEFTPMGAVRGANEDGSIPEWTGGITEWPAGYKPGDHHPDPYPEDKVLYTITAQNMSEYKDLLTPGQIKLFETYPETFKMNVYQTRRSASYPQHVYDESINNASRTELVTGGNGIVNGAVGIPFPMPQNGLEAIWNHILRYRGVSMQNKAGQAGPTASGDYTYIGFDQQLMFTYHEEGATPAELEESNIVFKFKQKVNKPARIAGTALLVHETMDQIKTPRQAWTYNTGQRRVRRAPNVAYDAPGTASDGLRTTDDFDMYNGAPNRYNWTLKGKQELLIPYNDYRLHSDSLKYDDILQPGHINKDLVRYEKHRVWVVEANLKDDTRHIYKKRVFYIDEDSWQVAVTDIYDNRDELYRVGIAHGINYYEVPTQWTTLEVFHDLQARRYIAIGLDNEESMYDFSVKLKDKVFTPAALRREGRR; encoded by the coding sequence ATAATGAAAAAACTCACCTTATTATCTTTAGCCGTATCGCTTGCGGTGAGCAGCACGTCAGTGTTTGCCAAGGTTTCAGCAGACGAAGCTGCCAAGCTAAAAACAGAGTTTACACCGATGGGGGCTGTGCGCGGCGCTAACGAAGACGGCTCTATCCCAGAGTGGACTGGCGGTATTACCGAATGGCCAGCTGGTTACAAACCGGGTGACCATCATCCAGACCCGTACCCAGAAGATAAAGTACTGTACACAATTACTGCGCAAAACATGAGCGAGTACAAAGACTTGCTAACGCCGGGTCAAATCAAGTTATTTGAAACATACCCAGAAACATTCAAAATGAATGTTTATCAAACGCGTCGCTCAGCATCGTATCCACAACACGTATACGATGAGTCAATTAACAATGCGAGTCGTACTGAGTTAGTAACCGGTGGTAATGGTATTGTAAATGGTGCTGTCGGTATTCCATTCCCAATGCCGCAAAATGGTTTAGAAGCCATTTGGAACCACATTTTACGTTACCGCGGTGTTTCAATGCAGAACAAAGCGGGTCAAGCAGGTCCTACGGCAAGTGGTGACTACACTTACATTGGTTTTGACCAGCAGTTGATGTTCACCTACCACGAGGAAGGCGCAACACCAGCAGAACTTGAAGAATCAAATATTGTTTTCAAGTTTAAGCAAAAGGTAAATAAACCTGCACGTATTGCTGGTACCGCATTGCTTGTTCATGAAACCATGGACCAAATCAAAACACCTCGCCAAGCGTGGACATACAACACAGGTCAACGTCGTGTACGTCGCGCGCCAAACGTTGCTTATGATGCACCGGGTACAGCGTCAGATGGCTTGCGTACAACCGATGATTTCGATATGTATAACGGCGCTCCAAACCGCTACAACTGGACATTAAAAGGTAAGCAGGAATTACTCATTCCATACAACGATTACCGCTTACACAGTGACAGCCTAAAGTATGATGACATTCTTCAGCCTGGTCACATCAACAAAGATCTAGTGCGCTATGAAAAACACCGCGTATGGGTGGTAGAAGCTAACTTGAAAGATGACACGCGCCATATCTATAAGAAACGTGTGTTCTACATTGACGAAGATAGCTGGCAAGTAGCGGTTACTGATATTTATGATAACCGAGATGAATTGTACAGAGTAGGTATTGCTCATGGTATAAACTACTATGAAGTGCCAACACAATGGACGACGTTGGAAGTTTTCCATGACTTGCAAGCTCGTCGTTATATCGCGATTGGCTTAGATAACGAAGAGTCCATGTATGACTTCAGTGTTAAGCTCAAAGACAAGGTGTTTACACCTGCAGCCTTAAGACGAGAAGGACGTCGTTAA
- a CDS encoding WD40/YVTN/BNR-like repeat-containing protein: MKNVVAAALCCALATKVYAVTEPMPAIQAPLASKSLLLDIHQIEQGQLVAVGERGHVLLSTDGENWRQQAVPVQSTLTAVTFADEDHGWAVGYDATILATTDGGATWTIQQYLPEKQKPLLDIVFKDQNNGVAIGAYGLFYRTTDGGKNWTEEFHSEFLPEEDIEYLNELKMEDEEAYLDERGSILPHFNKMVMDGRTSYLVGEIGLIAKSNDFGQSWEQFDPIYEGSFFDIERTQQGNLLAAGLRGNVFRSLRNGTPWQHIQTDSTALINDIVLTDDDRLLLLGNGGALLVSEDDGQKFVAWSQPDGKALIAGVWFNNRLVAVSEDGVRTITIAK, from the coding sequence ATGAAGAATGTAGTTGCAGCGGCACTATGCTGTGCATTAGCGACAAAGGTTTATGCTGTTACCGAGCCTATGCCTGCGATACAAGCTCCTCTAGCGAGTAAATCTCTACTATTAGATATTCACCAGATAGAACAAGGTCAGTTAGTTGCTGTTGGCGAAAGAGGGCATGTACTCCTGTCAACTGATGGCGAAAATTGGCGCCAACAAGCAGTGCCAGTGCAATCAACACTCACGGCTGTCACCTTTGCCGATGAAGATCATGGTTGGGCTGTTGGTTACGATGCCACGATATTAGCGACCACAGATGGCGGTGCTACTTGGACTATTCAGCAATACTTACCTGAAAAGCAAAAACCTTTACTTGATATTGTGTTTAAAGATCAGAACAACGGTGTCGCTATTGGTGCTTATGGTTTGTTTTATCGCACAACTGATGGCGGTAAAAATTGGACAGAAGAATTTCACAGTGAGTTTTTACCAGAAGAAGATATTGAATACCTCAATGAGCTCAAGATGGAGGACGAAGAAGCCTACCTTGACGAGCGAGGCAGTATTCTGCCGCACTTTAATAAAATGGTCATGGATGGTCGCACATCATATCTGGTTGGCGAGATTGGTTTGATCGCAAAAAGCAACGATTTTGGTCAGTCTTGGGAGCAATTCGATCCTATTTATGAAGGTTCATTTTTCGATATTGAGCGAACGCAGCAAGGCAATTTACTCGCCGCTGGCCTAAGGGGCAATGTTTTTAGAAGCCTAAGAAATGGCACGCCATGGCAACATATTCAGACAGATTCCACAGCACTCATTAACGATATCGTATTAACCGATGATGATCGGTTACTGTTACTCGGTAATGGTGGTGCTTTATTGGTGAGTGAGGACGACGGTCAAAAGTTCGTCGCTTGGTCACAACCAGATGGTAAAGCACTTATCGCTGGTGTCTGGTTTAACAATCGTCTAGTTGCCGTTTCTGAAGATGGTGTTAGAACAATAACAATCGCGAAGTAG